The genomic segment CTCCAGGGCCGGGCGCTCCTCGGGCGCGCCGCGCAGGATGCGCTCCAACAGGAACCGGGCGGCGATCTTGTCGATGGGCCGGTTGCCGGAGCCGCACTTGGGCGAGTGCACGCAGGAGGGGCAGCCCGACTCGCACGGGCAGCCCGCGATGGCCGCCAGGGTGCGCTCCAGGAGTTCCGCGCGCCGGGCGTAGGCCTGGCGCGTGAGCCCCACGCCGCCGGGCACGCCGTCGTAGACGAACACCGCCGCGCGGCCCAGCTGGGGGTGCAGGGGCGTGGAGATGCCGCCCAGATCGTTGCGGTCGGTCATCACCAGCAGCGGCAGGATGCCGATGGCCGCGTGCTCCACGGCGTGGATGCCGCCCATGAAGTGGAAGAGCCTGCGCTCGGCCTCGTCCTGGTCCTGGCGGCCGATCTCGAACCAGAGGCCTTCGGTCTCGAAGGTGAGGGGCGGCAGGTCCAGGGGCACGATGTTCAGGAGCCGCCCCCCGCGCACCGAACGGCGCTCGTAGCCCGTGACCGTCTCCGTCACCCGGAGCCGCCCCAGGCCGACGCGCGCGCCGAAAGCGACCCCCTGCTCGCGCACCTCCAGGATCTCCGTGGACTTCTGGCCGCGCGTGCGCGTGTAGTAGTCCACCTTGCGCTCCGAGGCCACGGCCAGGCGCTCGGCCAGGGAAAGCGACTCCACCACGAAGCTCGTGCCCCGGTGGATGTACACGGCTCCGGGGTGGGTCTCGCGGAAGGCGCGGTGCTCGTCCACGTGGCCGATGGAGTGCCCCCGCGCGTCCTGGATGTGGTAGAGCCCGCCGGAGCCGCGCAGGTCCACGTCGCGGTGGGGAGCCTTGCGCGCGGCGTGGATGCGGCTGCCTTCGGCGTCCAGGAGGAGCCTGCCCTGGTCCGCCAGGGCGCGGACGCCCTCGCGCGCGGCCTGAGTCTGGAGATACGGTTCGTGGGGGCGCAGGGCGTACTCGGCGGCGGCGCACTCAAGATGGCGGGCCAGGATGGCCGGGTTGTCGGGGTTGACCACGGCGTCCTCGGGGGGCCGGTCGAAGAAATCCTCGGGGTGGCGCATGAAGTACTGGTCCAGGGCGTCCTCGCCCGCCACCAGGATCACGGCGGACTCGCCCCCGCCGCGCCCCACGCGCCCGCCGCGCTGCCAGGTGGACATTACCGTGCCCGGGTAGCCCGCCAGGATGCACAGGTCCAGGCCGCCGATGTCGATGCCCAGCTCCAGGGCCGAGGTGGAGATGACGGCCAGCAGGTCGCCCGAGGCCATGCGGGCCTCGATGTCCCGGCGCTCCTCGGGCAGGAAGCCGGAGCGGTAGGCGCTGATACGCGGGGCCATGGCCCCGGCCTTCTCGGCAGCCCACAGGGCCACCAGCTCGGTCATCTTGCGCGACTGGCAATAGACGATGGTGCGCAAGCCCCTCGCCAGGGCGGCCTTGAGGAGCATTATGGCCGTGCGCGCCGCGCCCTCCAGGGGGTTGACGAAGAGCACGTGCCGCCTGCCCGTTGGCGCGCCCGAGCGCGAGACCACCTCCACGGGCAGTCCCGAGAGGGCCTGGGCCAGCTCGCCGGGGTTGCCGATGGTGGCCGAGGAGAACAGGTGCGCGGGGCGCGCGCCGAAGCGCTCGCAGACGCGGCCCAGGCGGCGCAGCACGTGGGCCATGTGGGAGCCCATGACGCCCCGGTAGGCGTGCATTTCGTCCACCACCACGAAGTTGAGCCCGGCCAGGAAGGTGGTCCAGGTCTCGTGGTGGGGCAGGATGGCCAGATGGAGCATCTCGGGGTTGGTGATGAGCACGTGGGGCGGGTCCAGGCGGAGCTTGCGCCGGGCGTATGCGGTGGTGTCGCCGTCGTAGACCGCCGCGCGGGGCCTGGCCGAGGCGGGCAGGCTTCCGGTGAGGCGCTCGAAGGCCTTGAGCTGGTCCTGGGCCAGGGCCTTGAGGGGGAAGACGAAGAGCGCGCGGGAGGAGGGATCGGCCAGGAAGCGTTCCAGCACGGGCAGGGAGTACGTGAGGGTCTTGCCCGAAGCCGTGGGCGTGGCCGAGGCCACGTTGCGCCCGCCCAGGGCCAGGGAACAGGCCAGGGCCTGATGGCTGTAGAGGCGCGCGATGCCCCGCGCGGCCAGGATCTCGCGCAGGGCCGGGGAGAAGGGGCGCACGGGCTCGCCGTATTCGGCCGGGGCGGGCTCCAGCGTGCGGTGGCAGCAGATGCGGTCCTTGAGACGCTCGGAGGCCTTGAGGGCCGCCACGTACTCGGCCACGCCGCCGGGAATCACGGGGTCGCCGGGAAGGCCGTGACCCAGAACGCGCGGCTGCCGTCGCCCTGGCTCCCGGAGCGTTCGGTGTAGAGCCGGGCCTTGCCCGCCAGGGCGACGCGCAGGAAGAAGCG from the Fundidesulfovibrio magnetotacticus genome contains:
- a CDS encoding DEAD/DEAH box helicase, whose protein sequence is MIPGGVAEYVAALKASERLKDRICCHRTLEPAPAEYGEPVRPFSPALREILAARGIARLYSHQALACSLALGGRNVASATPTASGKTLTYSLPVLERFLADPSSRALFVFPLKALAQDQLKAFERLTGSLPASARPRAAVYDGDTTAYARRKLRLDPPHVLITNPEMLHLAILPHHETWTTFLAGLNFVVVDEMHAYRGVMGSHMAHVLRRLGRVCERFGARPAHLFSSATIGNPGELAQALSGLPVEVVSRSGAPTGRRHVLFVNPLEGAARTAIMLLKAALARGLRTIVYCQSRKMTELVALWAAEKAGAMAPRISAYRSGFLPEERRDIEARMASGDLLAVISTSALELGIDIGGLDLCILAGYPGTVMSTWQRGGRVGRGGGESAVILVAGEDALDQYFMRHPEDFFDRPPEDAVVNPDNPAILARHLECAAAEYALRPHEPYLQTQAAREGVRALADQGRLLLDAEGSRIHAARKAPHRDVDLRGSGGLYHIQDARGHSIGHVDEHRAFRETHPGAVYIHRGTSFVVESLSLAERLAVASERKVDYYTRTRGQKSTEILEVREQGVAFGARVGLGRLRVTETVTGYERRSVRGGRLLNIVPLDLPPLTFETEGLWFEIGRQDQDEAERRLFHFMGGIHAVEHAAIGILPLLVMTDRNDLGGISTPLHPQLGRAAVFVYDGVPGGVGLTRQAYARRAELLERTLAAIAGCPCESGCPSCVHSPKCGSGNRPIDKIAARFLLERILRGAPEERPALEIAREDEAAEQGALPRGEVFAAVGPAAPAREEGDAAVGPDASGVIPRRDTQPGGASGPGSGRDAPRAAPPFAGSAQVPGAPRVEPPRDPGRVMVFDVETQLSAAEVGGWHKARDMRLSVGVVWDSQADDFLTFTEERAQELVETLTRADLVVGFNCLRFDYEVLRRYTSLDFSRLPTLDLLERIKARLGVRVSLDTLARATLGASKTADGLKALQWWKEGRVEEIIHYCKADVAVTRDLWRFGRDHGYVLYANKAGNVVRCPATWSEAVPDPFPDLAAPGPARRS